A window of Zingiber officinale cultivar Zhangliang chromosome 5A, Zo_v1.1, whole genome shotgun sequence contains these coding sequences:
- the LOC121981647 gene encoding uncharacterized protein LOC121981647 isoform X1 gives MHTAFRDYERSYDAHIAGSLQYASDTFSERMSDLVHAVKGKDTLVFHSGLSQVAPFLLLSIVVAGALAVNSTAVRGGFRCVYAPGFTGDGFAGGTGCLKCEIAGLESLFIFTALHSNTTNKQKESNDPQDENDVGCYKGRFCRKRMVILADTILPKIESNKFPEIVDPTCADNMCSNSRIEPQLEERGLKVIVLKATGQAIKKVVAAIGIIKAEVLLVCLKRRKEKKANKARDDGSYCLFFFVFCFGCLVRFAVWIMTC, from the exons ATGCATACTGCCTTCAGGGACTATGAGAGGAGTTACGACGCCCACATCGCAGGGTCACTTCAGTATGCCAGTGACACTTTCTCAGAGAGGATGTCGGACCTCGTCCACGCTGTCAAGGGCAAGGACACCCTAGTCTTTCATTCCGGCCTCAGCCAGGTCGCCCcttttcttctcttgtcaattGTTGTGGCTGGCGCATTGGCGGTCAACTCCACTGCTGTGCGTGGTGGTTTTAGGTGCGTTTACGCACCGGGATTCACTGGAGATGGTTTTGCTGGGGGCACTGGATGTCTTAAATGTGAGATTGCTGGACTCGAGTCATTATTTATATTCACTGCCTTACATTCCAAtacaacaaacaaacaaaaagaaag CAATGATCCTCAAGATGAGAATGACGTAGGGTGCTATAAGGGGAGGTTTTGCAGAAAAAGAATGGTTATTCTTGCTG ATACAATCTTGCCTAAGATTGAAAGTAACAAGTTTCCTGAGATTGTGGATCCAACATGTGCAGACAACATGTGCAGCAATAGCAGAATAGAGCCTCAACTAGAG GAAAGAGGTTTGAAGGTGATTGTGTTGAAGGCAACCGGACAAGCAATCAAAAAAGTTGTAGCTGCTATTGGAATTATCAAGGCGGAAGttttacttgtttgttt gaaaagaagaaaggaaaagaaggcgAATAAAGCTCGGGATGATGGTTCgtattgtctttttttttttgttttttgctttGGATGTCTTGTTAGATTTGCTGTTTGGATTATGACTTGTTGA
- the LOC121981647 gene encoding uncharacterized protein LOC121981647 isoform X2, which yields MSPAGSLQYASDTFSERMSDLVHAVKGKDTLVFHSGLSQVAPFLLLSIVVAGALAVNSTAVRGGFRCVYAPGFTGDGFAGGTGCLKCEIAGLESLFIFTALHSNTTNKQKESNDPQDENDVGCYKGRFCRKRMVILADTILPKIESNKFPEIVDPTCADNMCSNSRIEPQLEERGLKVIVLKATGQAIKKVVAAIGIIKAEVLLVCLKRRKEKKANKARDDGSYCLFFFVFCFGCLVRFAVWIMTC from the exons ATGTCTCCGGCAG GGTCACTTCAGTATGCCAGTGACACTTTCTCAGAGAGGATGTCGGACCTCGTCCACGCTGTCAAGGGCAAGGACACCCTAGTCTTTCATTCCGGCCTCAGCCAGGTCGCCCcttttcttctcttgtcaattGTTGTGGCTGGCGCATTGGCGGTCAACTCCACTGCTGTGCGTGGTGGTTTTAGGTGCGTTTACGCACCGGGATTCACTGGAGATGGTTTTGCTGGGGGCACTGGATGTCTTAAATGTGAGATTGCTGGACTCGAGTCATTATTTATATTCACTGCCTTACATTCCAAtacaacaaacaaacaaaaagaaag CAATGATCCTCAAGATGAGAATGACGTAGGGTGCTATAAGGGGAGGTTTTGCAGAAAAAGAATGGTTATTCTTGCTG ATACAATCTTGCCTAAGATTGAAAGTAACAAGTTTCCTGAGATTGTGGATCCAACATGTGCAGACAACATGTGCAGCAATAGCAGAATAGAGCCTCAACTAGAG GAAAGAGGTTTGAAGGTGATTGTGTTGAAGGCAACCGGACAAGCAATCAAAAAAGTTGTAGCTGCTATTGGAATTATCAAGGCGGAAGttttacttgtttgttt gaaaagaagaaaggaaaagaaggcgAATAAAGCTCGGGATGATGGTTCgtattgtctttttttttttgttttttgctttGGATGTCTTGTTAGATTTGCTGTTTGGATTATGACTTGTTGA
- the LOC121981646 gene encoding probable carboxylesterase 2 yields the protein MDPNSEIVFDFPPFLRLYKSGRVHRLIGTDYVPAGVDPTTGVASKDVVIDPRTGLSARLYVCCPSASTRRPILLYLHGGAFVAESAFSPTYHAFLNNVVARADVVAVSVEYRRAPEDPLPAAYDDAFAALRWVASGGGGEPWLAERGDFDRVFLAGDSAGANIAHNILVRTRADPLEIKIAGLALIHTYFWGKEAVGAEPTDPAFREWLETTWGFVCGWSSGIEDPRVDPFRDEAALRSLPCRRVLVSVTEKDWFRERGKAYYERLRASGWEGEAELVETEGEEHVYFLSNPNCEKASAEMARLVAFLTQ from the coding sequence ATGGATCCCAATTCCGAGATCGTCTTCGACTTCCCGCCCTTCCTGCGCCTCTACAAGAGCGGCCGCGTCCACCGACTCATCGGCACCGACTACGTCCCCGCCGGCGTCGATCCGACCACCGGGGTCGCCTCCAAGGACGTTGTCATCGACCCCCGGACAGGTCTCTCTGCCCGCCTCTACGTCTGCTGCCCGTCCGCCTCCACTCGGCGTCCCATCCTCTTGTACCTCCACGGCGGCGCCTTCGTCGCCGAGTCCGCCTTCTCCCCGACCTACCACGCGTTCCTCAACAACGTCGTGGCCAGGGCCGACGTCGTCGCCGTCTCCGTGGAGTACCGGCGCGCGCCGGAGGATCCCCTCCCCGCGGCCTACGACGACGCCTTCGCCGCCCTCAGGTGGGTGGCCTCTGGCGGCGGCGGAGAGCCCTGGCTGGCGGAGCGCGGTGACTTCGATCGGGTGTTCCTGGCCGGCGACAGCGCGGGCGCAAACATCGCGCACAACATTCTGGTGCGGACGCGGGCGGATCCGCTGGAGATCAAGATCGCGGGGCTGGCGCTGATCCACACCTACTTCTGGGGCAAAGAGGCGGTGGGCGCGGAGCCGACGGATCCGGCCTTCCGGGAGTGGCTGGAAACGACGTGGGGGTTCGTGTGCGGGTGGAGCTCCGGGATCGAGGATCCGCGGGTGGATCCGTTCCGCGACGAGGCGGCGCTGCGGTCGCTTCCGTGCCGGCGGGTGCTGGTGAGCGTGACGGAGAAGGATTGGTTCAGGGAGCGGGGGAAGGCGTACTACGAGAGGCTGAGGGCGAGCGGGTGGGAGGGGGAGGCGGAGCTGGTGGAGACGGAAGGGGAGGAGCACGTCTACTTCCTCAGCAACCCTAATTGCGAAAAGGCGTCGGCGGAGATGGCTCGCTTGGTCGCTTTCCTTACCCAATGA
- the LOC121981647 gene encoding uncharacterized protein LOC121981647 isoform X3, translating into MHTAFRDYERSYDAHIAGSLQYASDTFSERMSDLVHAVKGKDTLVFHSGLSQVAPFLLLSIVVAGALAVNSTAVRGGFRCVYAPGFTGDGFAGGTGCLKSCSNDPQDENDVGCYKGRFCRKRMVILADTILPKIESNKFPEIVDPTCADNMCSNSRIEPQLEERGLKVIVLKATGQAIKKVVAAIGIIKAEVLLVCLKRRKEKKANKARDDGSYCLFFFVFCFGCLVRFAVWIMTC; encoded by the exons ATGCATACTGCCTTCAGGGACTATGAGAGGAGTTACGACGCCCACATCGCAGGGTCACTTCAGTATGCCAGTGACACTTTCTCAGAGAGGATGTCGGACCTCGTCCACGCTGTCAAGGGCAAGGACACCCTAGTCTTTCATTCCGGCCTCAGCCAGGTCGCCCcttttcttctcttgtcaattGTTGTGGCTGGCGCATTGGCGGTCAACTCCACTGCTGTGCGTGGTGGTTTTAGGTGCGTTTACGCACCGGGATTCACTGGAGATGGTTTTGCTGGGGGCACTGGATGTCTTAAAT CTTGTAGCAATGATCCTCAAGATGAGAATGACGTAGGGTGCTATAAGGGGAGGTTTTGCAGAAAAAGAATGGTTATTCTTGCTG ATACAATCTTGCCTAAGATTGAAAGTAACAAGTTTCCTGAGATTGTGGATCCAACATGTGCAGACAACATGTGCAGCAATAGCAGAATAGAGCCTCAACTAGAG GAAAGAGGTTTGAAGGTGATTGTGTTGAAGGCAACCGGACAAGCAATCAAAAAAGTTGTAGCTGCTATTGGAATTATCAAGGCGGAAGttttacttgtttgttt gaaaagaagaaaggaaaagaaggcgAATAAAGCTCGGGATGATGGTTCgtattgtctttttttttttgttttttgctttGGATGTCTTGTTAGATTTGCTGTTTGGATTATGACTTGTTGA